From a single Brassica oleracea var. oleracea cultivar TO1000 chromosome C5, BOL, whole genome shotgun sequence genomic region:
- the LOC106294461 gene encoding alpha/beta hydrolase domain-containing protein 17B-like isoform X1, whose translation MGCMFSHLAAKFAFFPPSPPTYHLTKNPDGKLSAVSASSSSTFPAAGDSSIDVRVVKTRRGNKVAAFYLRNPNARLTLLYSHGNAADLGQLVDLFVQLKVNLRVNLMGYDYSGYGASTGKPSEYDTYADIEAVYECLQTEYGVGQEDLILYGQSVGSGPTLHLASKLPRLRGVVLHSGILSGLRVLCHVKFKFCCDIYSNVNKIKKVKCPVLVIHGTEDDVVNWLHGNRLWKMAKEPYEPLWIKGGGHCNLEIYPDYIRHLYRFIQDMENTTTKSRLKKIWQEIRRRDESKGCCSFKLCRPKCPSCPKPSCDCGECGCCKCECPSLKGCFSCCKKPSCVGCCCPKFKCCNCFWKPTCPKCSCWKCLKCSESECCRSSCCAGCFSWLCCCGGGKRKELKTRGGETTVAKSEG comes from the exons ATGGGGTGCATGTTCTCTCACCTCGCCGCCAAGTTTGCCTTTTTCCCTCCTTCTCCTCCCACCTACCACCTTACCAAAAACCCCGATGGTAAACTCTCCGCCGTCTCCGCTTCCTCCTCCTCCACTTTTCCCGCCGCCGGAGACTCATCCATCGACGTTAGAGTGGTGAAGACGAGACGCGGAAACAAAGTCGCAGCTTTCTACCTGAGAAACCCAAACGCGAGGCTCACACTTCTCTATTCACATGGAAATGCTGCAGATTTGGGACAACTCGTTGATCTCTTCGTTCAACTCAAAGTCAATCTCCGAGTTAATCTCATGGG GTATGATTATTCGGGCTACGGAGCCTCTACCGGTAAG CCGAGTGAGTATGATACATATGCGGATATAGAGGCGGTTTACGAGTGTTTGCAGACCGAATATGGTGTTGGACAAGAGGATCTGATTTTGTATGGTCAATCCGTTGGTAGTGGACCGACGCTGCACCTTGCCTCTAAGCTTCCTCGGCTTAGAGGTGTGGTTCTTCATAGCGGCATTCTCTCTGGTCTTCGTGTTCTATGTCATGTCAAGTTCAAGTTTTGTTGTGATATTTATTCG AACGTAAACAAGATCAAGAAGGTCAAATGCCCGGTTCTTGTCATACAC GGAACAGAGGATGATGTTGTAAACTGGCTGCACGGAAACAGGCTATGGAAAATGGCGAAAGAACCATACGAACCGCTTTGGATTAAAGGTGGTGGACATTGCAACCTCGAGATCTATCCTGACTACATTAGACATCTCTATCGGTTTATACAAGACATGGAGAATACAACCACTAAGTCTCGTCTCAAGAAGATTTGGCAAGAGATCCGTCGGCGAGATGAATCCAAAGGATGCTGTAGTTTCAAACTATGCAGACCAAAATGCCCTTCGTGTCCCAAACCTAGTTGCGATTGCGGTGAATGCGGTTGTTGCAAGTGTGAGTGTCCGTCTTTGAAAGGATGTTTCTCTTGCTGTAAGAAACCGAGCTGTGTTGGTTGTTGCTGTCCCAAGTTCAAATGCTGCAACTGCTTTTGGAAGCCTACGTGTCCGAAATGCTCTTGTTGGAAATGTCTAAAGTGCTCCGAGTCCGAGTGTTGTCGGAGTTCTTGCTGTGCCGGTTGTTTTAGCTGGCTCTGTTGTTGCGGCGGAGGGAAGAGGAAGGAGTTGAAGACGAGAGGAGGAGAAACTACGGTGGCCAAGAGTGAAGGGTAA
- the LOC106294461 gene encoding uncharacterized protein LOC106294461 isoform X2 — protein sequence MEMLQIWDNSLISSFNSKSISELISWGMIIRATEPLPPSEYDTYADIEAVYECLQTEYGVGQEDLILYGQSVGSGPTLHLASKLPRLRGVVLHSGILSGLRVLCHVKFKFCCDIYSNVNKIKKVKCPVLVIHGTEDDVVNWLHGNRLWKMAKEPYEPLWIKGGGHCNLEIYPDYIRHLYRFIQDMENTTTKSRLKKIWQEIRRRDESKGCCSFKLCRPKCPSCPKPSCDCGECGCCKCECPSLKGCFSCCKKPSCVGCCCPKFKCCNCFWKPTCPKCSCWKCLKCSESECCRSSCCAGCFSWLCCCGGGKRKELKTRGGETTVAKSEG from the exons ATGGAAATGCTGCAGATTTGGGACAACTCGTTGATCTCTTCGTTCAACTCAAAGTCAATCTCCGAGTTAATCTCATGGG GTATGATTATTCGGGCTACGGAGCCTCTACCG CCGAGTGAGTATGATACATATGCGGATATAGAGGCGGTTTACGAGTGTTTGCAGACCGAATATGGTGTTGGACAAGAGGATCTGATTTTGTATGGTCAATCCGTTGGTAGTGGACCGACGCTGCACCTTGCCTCTAAGCTTCCTCGGCTTAGAGGTGTGGTTCTTCATAGCGGCATTCTCTCTGGTCTTCGTGTTCTATGTCATGTCAAGTTCAAGTTTTGTTGTGATATTTATTCG AACGTAAACAAGATCAAGAAGGTCAAATGCCCGGTTCTTGTCATACAC GGAACAGAGGATGATGTTGTAAACTGGCTGCACGGAAACAGGCTATGGAAAATGGCGAAAGAACCATACGAACCGCTTTGGATTAAAGGTGGTGGACATTGCAACCTCGAGATCTATCCTGACTACATTAGACATCTCTATCGGTTTATACAAGACATGGAGAATACAACCACTAAGTCTCGTCTCAAGAAGATTTGGCAAGAGATCCGTCGGCGAGATGAATCCAAAGGATGCTGTAGTTTCAAACTATGCAGACCAAAATGCCCTTCGTGTCCCAAACCTAGTTGCGATTGCGGTGAATGCGGTTGTTGCAAGTGTGAGTGTCCGTCTTTGAAAGGATGTTTCTCTTGCTGTAAGAAACCGAGCTGTGTTGGTTGTTGCTGTCCCAAGTTCAAATGCTGCAACTGCTTTTGGAAGCCTACGTGTCCGAAATGCTCTTGTTGGAAATGTCTAAAGTGCTCCGAGTCCGAGTGTTGTCGGAGTTCTTGCTGTGCCGGTTGTTTTAGCTGGCTCTGTTGTTGCGGCGGAGGGAAGAGGAAGGAGTTGAAGACGAGAGGAGGAGAAACTACGGTGGCCAAGAGTGAAGGGTAA